One Tomitella gaofuii DNA segment encodes these proteins:
- a CDS encoding bifunctional salicylyl-CoA 5-hydroxylase/oxidoreductase, which produces MRIAIAGGGPGGLYFAALVRQLNPHHEITVWERNAPDDTFGFGVVFSDETLGGIEHADPEIYRRMSQQFAQWDDIDIHFRDTTFTSGGQGFAAMSRKELIRILQQRCADLGVDVRYRTEAPDVDALSADYDLVIASDGLNSAVRGRYAAEFGTELDARRCKYMWLGTDRVFEAFKFYIRETPHGVMQIHGYPYGTGGSTFIIEMHDEVWRRAGFGDIAATGLRPGESDMPSVEYVAELFSDVLEGHKVLTNNSRWTTFTTVRNSRWRHRNIVLLGDAAHTAHFSIGSGTKLAMEDALALAACLSEHDSLDDALLFYEEERRPVVESTQRAAQASLEWFENIADYTQQEPTQFAFNILTRSRRITHDNLRLRDAEFVEDLDAWYAADQHGAGHCDEPRQAPPMFQPYRLGGLELCNRVSVSSMDMYKAHDGVPNDFHLAHLGSKAMGGPGLVMTEMICTSAQGRITPGCTGLYTAEQEREWKRIVDLVHAQSAAKIGAQIGHSGRKGSTKLMWEGIDQPLPEGNWEVIAPSPLPYSAVNQTPREMDEADMARIVDEFADAARAADRAGFDLLELHLAHGYLLSSFLSPLTNARTDGYGGSLENRLRFPLRVVAAVRAAWPAGKPLSARISATDWAEGGNGVDEAVAVSEALAQYGVEMINVSTGQVVSTEEPAFGRSYQTPFADHIRNVVGRKHGTTIVAVGAISSWDDVNSVLLAGRADIVAIGRPHLYDPHWTLHAAAEQEYAGPGAVWVDPFKAGSRKPPAGRADRDRPRLELIRDGEAGTRHRRWRP; this is translated from the coding sequence ATGCGGATCGCGATCGCAGGCGGAGGCCCCGGCGGGCTGTACTTCGCAGCGCTGGTCAGGCAGTTGAACCCGCACCACGAGATCACCGTCTGGGAGCGCAACGCCCCGGACGACACCTTCGGGTTCGGCGTGGTGTTCAGCGACGAGACGCTGGGCGGCATCGAGCACGCGGACCCGGAGATCTACCGGCGGATGTCGCAGCAGTTCGCGCAGTGGGACGACATCGACATCCACTTCCGCGACACCACCTTCACCTCGGGCGGGCAGGGCTTCGCGGCGATGAGCCGCAAGGAGCTCATCCGGATACTCCAGCAGCGCTGCGCCGATCTGGGAGTGGACGTGCGCTACCGCACCGAGGCCCCGGACGTCGACGCGCTCAGCGCCGACTACGACCTGGTCATCGCCTCCGACGGCCTCAACTCCGCCGTGCGCGGCAGGTACGCCGCCGAGTTCGGCACCGAGCTCGACGCACGCCGGTGCAAGTACATGTGGCTCGGCACCGACCGCGTCTTCGAGGCGTTCAAGTTCTACATCCGCGAGACCCCGCACGGCGTCATGCAGATCCACGGCTACCCGTACGGCACCGGCGGCTCCACCTTCATCATCGAGATGCACGACGAGGTATGGCGGCGCGCCGGCTTCGGGGACATCGCCGCCACCGGCCTGCGCCCCGGCGAGAGCGACATGCCCTCCGTCGAGTACGTCGCGGAGCTGTTCAGCGACGTACTCGAGGGCCACAAGGTGCTGACGAACAACTCCCGGTGGACCACCTTCACCACCGTGCGCAACAGCCGCTGGCGGCACCGGAACATCGTCCTGCTCGGCGACGCCGCGCACACGGCGCACTTCTCCATCGGCTCGGGGACCAAGCTGGCGATGGAGGACGCGCTGGCGCTGGCCGCGTGCCTGAGCGAGCACGACTCCCTCGACGACGCCCTGCTCTTCTACGAGGAGGAGCGCCGCCCCGTGGTCGAGTCCACGCAGCGCGCCGCGCAGGCCAGCCTGGAGTGGTTCGAGAACATCGCCGACTACACCCAGCAGGAGCCGACGCAGTTCGCCTTCAACATCCTCACCCGCAGCCGGCGGATCACCCACGACAACCTGCGCCTGCGCGACGCCGAGTTCGTCGAGGACCTCGACGCCTGGTACGCCGCCGATCAGCACGGCGCCGGCCACTGCGACGAGCCCCGGCAGGCGCCGCCGATGTTCCAGCCCTACCGGCTGGGCGGGCTGGAGCTGTGCAACCGGGTCTCGGTGTCGTCGATGGACATGTACAAGGCCCACGACGGCGTGCCCAACGACTTCCACCTGGCCCACCTGGGCAGCAAGGCCATGGGTGGGCCTGGGCTCGTGATGACCGAGATGATCTGCACCTCCGCGCAGGGGCGCATCACCCCCGGCTGTACCGGCCTCTACACCGCGGAGCAGGAGCGCGAGTGGAAACGGATCGTCGATCTGGTGCACGCGCAGTCCGCCGCGAAGATCGGCGCGCAGATCGGCCATTCCGGACGCAAGGGCTCGACGAAGCTCATGTGGGAGGGAATCGATCAGCCGCTGCCCGAGGGCAACTGGGAGGTCATCGCCCCGTCGCCGCTGCCGTACTCTGCGGTCAACCAGACCCCGCGGGAGATGGACGAGGCCGACATGGCGCGGATCGTCGACGAGTTCGCCGATGCCGCCCGCGCGGCGGATCGCGCCGGGTTCGACCTGCTGGAACTGCACCTGGCCCACGGCTATCTGCTCTCGTCGTTCCTGTCGCCGCTGACGAATGCGCGCACCGACGGCTACGGCGGTTCCCTGGAGAACCGGCTGCGCTTCCCGCTGCGCGTGGTCGCCGCGGTGCGCGCAGCCTGGCCGGCGGGCAAACCGTTGTCCGCCCGCATCTCGGCCACGGACTGGGCCGAAGGCGGCAACGGGGTCGACGAGGCGGTGGCCGTGTCCGAGGCGCTCGCGCAATACGGCGTCGAGATGATCAACGTCTCCACCGGGCAGGTCGTCAGCACCGAGGAGCCCGCCTTCGGGCGCAGCTACCAGACCCCGTTCGCCGACCACATCCGCAACGTCGTCGGCCGCAAGCACGGCACGACGATCGTCGCCGTCGGGGCGATCAGCTCGTGGGACGACGTCAACTCCGTGTTGCTCGCCGGCCGCGCGGACATCGTCGCGATCGGCCGCCCCCACCTGTACGACCCGCACTGGACGCTGCACGCGGCCGCCGAGCAGGAGTACGCAGGGCCGGGCGCCGTGTGGGTTGATCCGTTCAAGGCGGGCAGCCGCAAGCCCCCCGCCGGGCGCGCCGACCGGGACCGTCCTCGCCTCGAGCTCATCCGCGACGGCGAGGCCGGCACCCGCCACCGCCGGTGGCGCCCGTGA
- a CDS encoding SDR family NAD(P)-dependent oxidoreductase — translation MTAPRVCVVTGAGRGIGRATALALLADGHRVVAVARGAESLESLAADAGPDASGRALAVPADVTVADDVERIFAAAEERWGPAEVLVAAAGTGSAARLDETSDALWDGAIALNLTAPFRCMRRALPGMRAAGWGRIVVVGSVVSKRGEPLVAAYTASKHGVLGLVRSAAAELARTGITVNAVCPGYVDTPMTAQTVADIGVRSGRTPDEARAVLAGRQPIGRLIAPDEVADAVRFCIGNAAMTGQGLNIDGGAVQS, via the coding sequence GTGACCGCCCCCCGCGTCTGCGTGGTCACCGGTGCCGGACGCGGAATCGGCAGGGCGACGGCACTGGCGCTACTGGCCGACGGGCATCGCGTGGTGGCCGTCGCACGAGGGGCCGAGTCGCTCGAGTCGCTGGCCGCCGACGCCGGGCCCGACGCCTCCGGAAGGGCCCTGGCGGTCCCGGCGGACGTCACTGTCGCCGACGACGTCGAGCGGATCTTCGCCGCCGCCGAGGAGCGATGGGGGCCGGCGGAGGTGCTCGTCGCGGCCGCCGGCACCGGCAGCGCGGCACGGCTGGACGAGACGTCCGACGCGCTGTGGGACGGCGCCATCGCGCTGAACCTCACCGCGCCGTTCCGGTGCATGCGGCGCGCGCTGCCGGGTATGCGGGCCGCCGGATGGGGCCGGATCGTGGTGGTCGGCTCGGTGGTGTCCAAGCGCGGCGAGCCGCTCGTCGCCGCCTACACCGCCAGCAAGCACGGGGTGCTGGGACTGGTGCGGTCGGCCGCGGCGGAGTTGGCGCGCACCGGGATCACCGTCAACGCGGTGTGCCCGGGTTACGTGGACACCCCCATGACCGCGCAGACGGTCGCCGACATCGGGGTGCGCAGCGGCCGCACTCCGGACGAGGCGCGGGCGGTGCTGGCCGGGCGCCAGCCTATCGGCCGGCTGATCGCCCCGGATGAGGTCGCCGACGCGGTGCGCTTCTGCATCGGCAATGCCGCCATGACCGGCCAGGGACTCAACATCGACGGAGGAGCAGTGCAATCATGA
- a CDS encoding phytoene desaturase family protein, which translates to MTVTAIGDRRAEYDAVVIGAGINGMVAAAELAGAGRRVALVDEHDDIGGFIASGELTLPGYTHDAFSSWHPLFVGGGGYAELGADLHRHGLEYRNTDGAVTAAVSERGTVLAWRDPDATADALERPEDRDAYRAMLARMDAWGPTVFGALGTELGMRELAGLAGAAWRRLRGDGLRELARAGAQSGRAFTREHFAGGEVDQLWTPWLLHAGLGPDHASGGIMLPVMAASLHGFGLPVVAGGAAHFVRAFERLLAERGVDLILGRRAQAITVARGRADGVVVGGRTLRARQAVLASTSTRALYQELLPASAVGDTGAAALARSRPGRAAMQIHVALDSPPAWTDHRLDAVPLVHVGNGADSTGIACAQAEAGLLPAVPTVVVGQQCVLDPARAPQGHATLWLQLQELPFRPRGDAAGRIDTRGGWTPRVVDAYVARVLGRLDEHAPGIAAKVLKAAVYSPPDLTAANPNAVDGDPYGGAVELDQNLVWRPGSGTGHRTGVDGLFHIGAFTHPGPGLGGGSGHIVAQHLLRGTRAERWRERAAALRRRG; encoded by the coding sequence GTGACCGTCACGGCGATCGGCGACCGGCGCGCCGAGTACGACGCGGTGGTGATCGGCGCGGGGATCAACGGCATGGTCGCGGCGGCCGAGCTGGCCGGCGCGGGCCGGCGCGTCGCCCTGGTCGACGAGCACGACGACATCGGCGGGTTCATCGCCTCCGGGGAGCTGACCCTGCCCGGGTACACCCACGACGCGTTCTCGTCGTGGCACCCGCTGTTCGTCGGCGGCGGCGGCTACGCGGAGCTGGGCGCGGACCTCCATCGCCACGGGCTCGAGTACCGCAACACCGACGGCGCCGTCACCGCGGCGGTCTCCGAGCGGGGCACCGTCCTCGCCTGGCGCGACCCCGACGCCACCGCCGACGCGCTCGAACGGCCGGAGGACCGCGACGCCTACCGGGCCATGCTCGCACGGATGGACGCGTGGGGCCCGACGGTGTTCGGCGCACTCGGCACGGAGCTCGGGATGCGGGAGCTCGCCGGCCTCGCGGGCGCGGCCTGGCGGCGGCTGCGCGGCGACGGGCTGCGCGAGCTGGCGCGCGCCGGGGCGCAGAGCGGCCGGGCGTTCACGCGCGAGCACTTCGCCGGCGGGGAGGTCGACCAACTGTGGACGCCGTGGCTGCTGCACGCGGGACTCGGCCCGGACCACGCTTCCGGCGGGATCATGCTGCCGGTGATGGCGGCGTCGCTGCACGGCTTCGGGCTGCCCGTCGTCGCCGGCGGCGCCGCGCACTTCGTTCGGGCCTTCGAGCGGCTGCTGGCCGAACGCGGCGTCGATCTGATCCTGGGGCGGCGGGCGCAGGCGATCACGGTGGCCCGCGGGCGTGCCGACGGCGTGGTGGTCGGCGGCCGCACCCTCCGCGCCCGCCAGGCGGTGCTCGCGTCGACGTCGACCCGCGCGCTCTACCAGGAGCTGCTGCCCGCGTCCGCGGTCGGAGACACCGGCGCCGCGGCACTGGCCCGCTCCCGGCCGGGGCGCGCCGCCATGCAGATCCACGTGGCCCTCGACTCCCCGCCCGCGTGGACGGATCACCGGCTGGACGCCGTGCCCCTGGTGCACGTCGGCAACGGGGCGGACTCCACAGGCATCGCCTGCGCGCAGGCCGAGGCCGGGCTTCTCCCCGCGGTGCCGACCGTCGTCGTCGGCCAGCAGTGCGTGCTCGACCCCGCACGGGCGCCGCAGGGGCACGCCACGCTCTGGCTGCAGTTGCAGGAGTTGCCATTCCGGCCCCGCGGGGACGCCGCCGGCCGCATCGACACGCGCGGCGGGTGGACCCCACGGGTCGTCGACGCCTACGTGGCCCGCGTGCTCGGCCGGCTGGACGAGCACGCCCCCGGGATCGCCGCGAAGGTGCTCAAGGCCGCGGTGTATTCGCCGCCGGACCTCACCGCCGCCAACCCGAACGCGGTGGACGGCGATCCGTACGGCGGCGCCGTCGAGCTCGACCAGAACCTGGTGTGGCGGCCCGGGTCCGGGACAGGGCACCGCACGGGGGTCGACGGCCTGTTCCACATCGGCGCGTTCACCCACCCCGGCCCAGGCCTCGGCGGCGGGTCCGGGCACATCGTGGCGCAGCACCTGCTGCGCGGCACGCGGGCGGAACGGTGGCGGGAGAGGGCGGCGGCACTGCGCCGGCGCGGGTGA
- a CDS encoding flavin-containing monooxygenase, with amino-acid sequence MNIGIIGAGFAGLASARVLRALGHQVTVYEKEPDVGGVWSATRRYPGLRTQNNKGSYSLSDMAMPRSFPQWPTSAQVQQYLEGYAAEFDLPGCLRLSTEVTAAVPTVGGGWDVTARAADGGENTTHFDHLVVASGIFSRPFIPDYEGVDDLERAGGRVIPANELQSLDQVRGKHAVIVGYGKSACDIAVETAAVARSTTVVARHLLWKMPRHVKGIINYKYLLLTRLGESLFPYRRLTGFERFLHARGSAVANGMLGGVEKITTGQLRLKPLGLLPPGTFADIARSTVSLASEGFFEAVAEGRITVQRDTRIVRFLEKDGAPHAELANGDVLRADLVLAATGWTQEIPFLPPSVMERLVDDNGDFLLYRQIHPIHVDDLSFAGYNSSFLSPLSAEVSAIWIGSLLGGNHRTPSREEMLDETRERLAWMRERTRGKHAHGTNLIPFSVHNIDEVLSDVGLDVSRAVKIKQWLLPFNPQDYRHITPRLAKTLQEAA; translated from the coding sequence ATGAACATCGGCATCATCGGCGCAGGCTTCGCGGGCCTGGCCTCGGCGCGGGTCCTCCGTGCGCTGGGGCACCAGGTCACCGTGTACGAGAAGGAGCCCGACGTGGGCGGAGTGTGGAGCGCCACCCGGCGCTATCCCGGCCTGCGCACGCAGAACAACAAGGGCAGCTACTCGCTGTCGGACATGGCCATGCCGCGCAGCTTCCCGCAGTGGCCCACGAGCGCACAGGTTCAGCAGTACCTCGAGGGTTACGCCGCGGAGTTCGACCTGCCCGGGTGCCTGCGACTGTCCACCGAGGTCACCGCCGCGGTGCCGACCGTCGGCGGCGGATGGGACGTCACCGCGCGCGCCGCCGACGGCGGTGAGAACACCACCCATTTCGACCACCTCGTCGTGGCCAGCGGCATCTTCTCGCGGCCGTTCATCCCCGACTACGAGGGCGTCGACGACCTCGAGCGGGCCGGCGGCCGGGTGATCCCGGCCAACGAGCTGCAAAGTCTCGACCAGGTGCGCGGCAAGCACGCGGTGATCGTCGGCTACGGCAAGTCGGCCTGCGACATCGCCGTCGAGACCGCCGCCGTCGCCCGCTCGACGACGGTCGTCGCGCGCCATCTGCTGTGGAAGATGCCCCGGCACGTCAAGGGGATCATCAACTACAAGTACCTGCTGCTCACCCGGCTGGGCGAGAGCCTCTTCCCGTACCGTCGGCTCACGGGCTTCGAACGCTTCCTGCACGCGCGCGGATCCGCCGTGGCCAATGGCATGCTCGGAGGCGTGGAGAAGATCACCACCGGCCAGTTGCGGCTCAAGCCGCTGGGGCTGCTGCCGCCGGGCACGTTCGCCGACATCGCACGGTCCACGGTCTCCCTGGCCTCCGAAGGGTTCTTCGAGGCGGTCGCCGAGGGCCGGATCACCGTCCAGCGCGACACCCGCATCGTCCGGTTCCTCGAGAAGGACGGCGCCCCGCACGCCGAGCTCGCCAACGGCGACGTGCTCCGCGCGGACCTCGTGCTCGCGGCCACCGGCTGGACCCAGGAGATCCCGTTCCTGCCGCCGTCGGTCATGGAACGGCTCGTCGACGACAACGGCGACTTCCTGCTGTACCGGCAGATCCACCCCATCCACGTCGACGACCTCTCGTTCGCCGGGTACAACTCGTCGTTCCTGTCGCCCCTGTCGGCGGAGGTGTCGGCGATCTGGATCGGCTCGCTGCTGGGCGGCAACCACCGGACGCCGTCGCGCGAGGAGATGCTCGACGAGACCCGCGAGCGCCTCGCCTGGATGCGCGAACGCACCCGCGGCAAGCACGCGCACGGGACCAACCTCATCCCGTTCTCCGTGCACAACATCGACGAGGTGCTCTCCGACGTGGGCCTGGACGTCTCCCGCGCCGTCAAGATCAAGCAATGGCTGCTGCCGTTCAATCCGCAGGACTACCGGCACATCACGCCCCGACTCGCGAAGACGCTCCAGGAGGCGGCGTGA
- a CDS encoding acyl-CoA dehydrogenase family protein has translation MNQFALTEEQGALVARVRRIAEEELGALSESGAPGRVNRPLIKALGTRGLLETLFGGADAGRKAAAMDLCLLRETLAAVNTEAETALALQGLGSYPFLLFGSDEVVARWRPRVASGDAVAAFALSEAGAGSDAGALELRAEPDGDGWTLHGEKCWISNGPEADVYSVFARTTEGARARGITAFVVPGDSAGLSGEALDMISPHPIGRVVFDGVRVGPGDVLGEVDRGFGVAMRTLDLFRPSVGAFALGMAQAALDEAVAHTTTRTAFGGVLADQQAVSHTLADMALRLEASRLLVYSAASAYDAGAAPEEITRRSAMAKLDATETAQFVVDAAVQLVGARALQRGHILEHLYRDVRAPRIYEGASEVQRTIIGRSLTRPAR, from the coding sequence ATGAACCAGTTCGCCCTCACCGAGGAGCAGGGCGCCCTCGTCGCCCGCGTGCGGCGCATCGCGGAGGAGGAGCTCGGCGCGCTGTCGGAATCGGGCGCGCCCGGCCGGGTCAACCGCCCGCTCATCAAGGCGCTGGGCACCCGCGGCCTGCTGGAGACCCTGTTCGGCGGCGCGGACGCCGGCCGCAAGGCGGCCGCCATGGACCTGTGCCTGCTGCGCGAGACGCTGGCCGCGGTGAACACGGAGGCGGAGACGGCACTGGCCCTGCAGGGGCTCGGCAGCTACCCGTTCCTCCTGTTCGGCAGCGACGAGGTCGTCGCCCGCTGGCGGCCGCGGGTCGCGTCCGGCGACGCGGTCGCCGCCTTCGCGCTGTCCGAAGCCGGCGCCGGGTCCGACGCGGGCGCTCTGGAGCTGCGCGCCGAGCCGGACGGCGACGGCTGGACCCTGCACGGCGAGAAGTGCTGGATCTCGAACGGGCCGGAGGCGGACGTCTACTCGGTCTTCGCGCGCACCACGGAAGGCGCACGCGCACGGGGCATCACCGCCTTCGTGGTCCCTGGCGACAGCGCGGGGCTCAGCGGCGAGGCGCTCGACATGATCTCACCGCACCCGATCGGCCGCGTCGTCTTCGACGGCGTCCGCGTCGGGCCGGGGGACGTGCTGGGGGAGGTGGACCGCGGGTTCGGCGTCGCGATGCGCACCCTGGACCTGTTCCGCCCCAGCGTCGGCGCGTTCGCCCTCGGCATGGCGCAGGCCGCGCTGGACGAGGCCGTCGCCCACACCACCACCCGCACGGCGTTCGGCGGCGTGCTCGCCGACCAGCAGGCGGTGTCGCACACGCTGGCGGACATGGCGCTGCGACTGGAGGCGAGCCGGCTGCTCGTGTACTCGGCGGCCTCCGCCTACGACGCGGGGGCGGCCCCCGAGGAGATCACGCGGCGTTCGGCGATGGCCAAGCTCGACGCCACCGAGACCGCCCAGTTCGTCGTCGACGCCGCGGTGCAGCTGGTGGGGGCGCGGGCACTGCAGCGCGGGCACATTCTGGAGCACCTCTACCGCGATGTGCGCGCGCCCCGGATCTACGAGGGCGCCTCGGAGGTGCAGCGCACGATCATCGGCCGCTCGCTCACCCGCCCGGCCCGCTGA
- a CDS encoding RidA family protein: MTGIEYVNPPELGRPSGFSHAVRAGDTVYLAGETALDAEGRIVGDTLVEQFEKALDNMLTALRAAGGGPEKLVSLTIYIVDLQEYKAAMRDIGRVWKKMIGDHYPATAGIGVARLWDIEARVEVHGVAYLG; this comes from the coding sequence ATGACCGGAATCGAGTACGTCAACCCGCCCGAGCTCGGCCGCCCGTCCGGGTTCTCGCACGCGGTGCGCGCCGGCGACACCGTCTATCTGGCGGGGGAGACGGCGCTCGACGCGGAGGGCAGGATCGTCGGCGACACCCTCGTCGAACAGTTCGAGAAGGCACTGGACAACATGCTCACCGCGCTGCGCGCCGCCGGGGGCGGGCCGGAGAAGCTGGTGAGTCTGACGATCTACATCGTCGACCTGCAGGAGTACAAGGCGGCCATGCGGGACATCGGCCGGGTGTGGAAGAAGATGATCGGCGATCACTACCCGGCCACCGCGGGCATCGGCGTGGCGCGGCTGTGGGACATCGAGGCGCGTGTCGAGGTCCACGGGGTCGCCTACCTGGGGTGA
- a CDS encoding AraC family transcriptional regulator, with protein sequence MMASAILNRHRLLATTDVDEARERVAGEFCPHVLTPTRRDAALDMLYNSVQCGGDVKLNYLRYGAEVRINPGTFDDFYLVQVPLAGRARVRVGGHVVASDTAHASVGSPSEPVDMVWSADCEQLLVYMRRDAVAALSPDGAEPVFQPMLYLQSPAVRSWLRMVRLAVDEADSGGSILASPHTAGHFAQALIAGLLDAQASSAPEDADACVRMAGSKAVRTALGLMTADAARPWRLQELAVEAGVSPRALQDAFQRELGAPPMQELRRIRLDNVRRELLAGTPSSTSVTDTAARWGLFHLGRFAQHYRDAYGELPSQTLAG encoded by the coding sequence ATGATGGCATCGGCGATCCTCAATCGGCACCGGCTCCTGGCGACGACGGACGTCGATGAAGCACGTGAACGCGTCGCCGGCGAGTTCTGCCCGCACGTCCTCACCCCCACCCGGCGCGACGCGGCGCTCGACATGCTCTACAACAGCGTGCAGTGCGGCGGCGACGTCAAGCTGAACTACCTGCGCTACGGCGCGGAAGTGCGCATCAACCCCGGCACCTTCGACGACTTCTACCTCGTCCAGGTGCCGCTCGCGGGCAGGGCGCGCGTGCGGGTGGGCGGCCACGTCGTCGCCTCGGACACCGCCCACGCGTCGGTGGGCTCGCCCAGCGAGCCGGTGGACATGGTCTGGTCCGCCGACTGCGAGCAGCTGCTGGTGTACATGCGCAGAGATGCGGTGGCGGCGCTCAGCCCCGACGGCGCGGAGCCGGTGTTCCAGCCCATGCTCTACCTGCAGTCGCCCGCGGTCCGGTCCTGGCTGCGGATGGTCCGGCTGGCCGTCGACGAGGCCGATTCCGGCGGCAGCATCCTCGCCTCGCCGCACACCGCCGGGCACTTCGCCCAGGCGCTCATCGCCGGACTGCTCGACGCGCAGGCGAGCAGCGCGCCCGAGGACGCCGACGCGTGCGTCCGGATGGCGGGAAGCAAGGCCGTGCGCACCGCCCTCGGGCTCATGACCGCCGACGCGGCCCGCCCGTGGCGGCTGCAGGAACTCGCCGTCGAGGCGGGCGTGTCCCCGCGGGCTCTGCAGGACGCGTTCCAGCGTGAGCTCGGGGCCCCTCCCATGCAGGAGCTGCGCCGCATCCGCCTGGACAACGTGCGCCGCGAGCTGCTGGCCGGGACACCGTCGTCCACGTCCGTCACCGACACGGCGGCCCGGTGGGGCCTGTTCCACCTGGGCCGATTCGCGCAGCACTACCGGGACGCCTACGGCGAGCTGCCCTCGCAGACCCTCGCCGGCTGA
- a CDS encoding SDR family oxidoreductase: MPDLTGRTAIVSGGATLLAQGVVEALAEAGAHVVIADIDEDGGRAAAARLGARVDFVRTDITDDADLARLVAATVDRHGGIDIVVNLAATYLDEGFDSRRADWLAALNVNVVSMVELVRAAYPHLKAGGRGAVVNFSSISSKAAQTGRWLYPASKAAIVQLTRSMAMDFAADGIRVNSVSPGWTWSTIMADLSGGDRAKTDRVAAPFHLTGRVGDGREIGDVVAFLASDAASVVTGADWAADGGYSAMGPEQAVPAIPQLSE, encoded by the coding sequence ATGCCGGATCTCACCGGACGCACCGCCATCGTCTCCGGCGGCGCCACCCTGCTGGCGCAGGGGGTCGTGGAGGCGCTGGCGGAGGCCGGCGCGCACGTCGTCATCGCCGACATCGACGAGGACGGCGGCCGCGCCGCCGCCGCACGGCTGGGCGCGCGCGTCGACTTCGTGCGCACCGACATCACCGACGACGCCGACCTCGCCCGGCTGGTCGCGGCGACGGTCGACAGGCACGGCGGCATCGACATCGTCGTCAACCTGGCAGCCACCTACCTCGACGAGGGTTTCGACAGCCGGCGCGCCGACTGGCTGGCCGCGCTGAATGTGAACGTGGTGAGCATGGTCGAGCTCGTCCGCGCCGCGTACCCGCACCTCAAGGCCGGCGGCCGCGGCGCCGTCGTCAACTTCTCGTCCATCTCCAGCAAGGCCGCCCAGACCGGGCGCTGGCTGTACCCGGCGAGCAAGGCCGCGATCGTGCAGCTGACGCGGTCGATGGCGATGGACTTCGCCGCGGACGGCATCCGCGTCAACTCGGTGAGCCCCGGCTGGACCTGGTCGACGATCATGGCCGACCTCTCCGGCGGCGACCGGGCGAAGACCGACCGCGTGGCCGCACCGTTCCACCTCACCGGCCGGGTCGGCGACGGGCGGGAGATCGGCGACGTCGTCGCGTTCCTCGCCTCCGATGCCGCCTCCGTCGTCACCGGCGCCGACTGGGCGGCCGACGGCGGCTACTCGGCGATGGGCCCGGAGCAGGCCGTCCCCGCCATTCCGCAGCTTTCCGAATGA
- a CDS encoding enoyl-CoA hydratase family protein, whose protein sequence is MTRTSPFRASAAITDDWRHFDFRVDDGVGTVTFTRPEKYNPLTFDSYADLRDLLHELPYRDDVRVLVIRGEGKAFCAGGDVNEIIGELIEMDAKDLMAFTKMTGDVIRAMRECPIPIISGIQGIAAGAGSVIALASDFRVVAESGKFAFLFSKVGLSGGDMGAAYLLPRVVGAGRATELLMLGDTINSTTADRYGLVSKLVPTPDLDAEVAALARRLADGPTLAYQQTKTLITRELDMPIGSAMELDAMTQALLMTTHDHSEFHASFNAKRPPQWTGR, encoded by the coding sequence ATGACCAGGACCAGCCCGTTCCGCGCCTCGGCGGCGATCACCGACGACTGGCGGCACTTCGACTTCCGGGTGGACGACGGCGTCGGCACCGTCACGTTCACCCGGCCGGAGAAGTACAACCCGCTCACCTTCGACAGCTACGCGGACCTGCGCGACCTGCTGCACGAGCTGCCCTACCGGGACGACGTCCGCGTGCTGGTGATCCGCGGCGAGGGCAAGGCGTTCTGCGCCGGCGGCGACGTCAACGAGATCATCGGCGAGCTGATCGAGATGGACGCCAAGGACCTCATGGCGTTCACCAAGATGACCGGGGACGTCATCCGGGCGATGCGCGAGTGCCCGATCCCCATCATCTCCGGCATCCAGGGGATCGCGGCCGGAGCCGGGTCGGTCATCGCGCTCGCCTCCGACTTCCGCGTGGTCGCGGAGTCCGGCAAGTTCGCGTTCCTGTTCAGCAAGGTGGGGCTGTCCGGCGGCGACATGGGGGCGGCCTACCTGCTGCCGCGGGTCGTCGGGGCGGGGCGCGCGACGGAGCTGCTCATGCTCGGCGACACCATCAACTCGACGACGGCGGACCGCTACGGGCTGGTGAGCAAACTGGTGCCCACCCCGGACCTCGACGCCGAGGTGGCGGCGCTGGCCCGCCGCCTGGCGGACGGCCCGACGCTCGCCTACCAGCAGACCAAGACGCTCATCACCCGCGAGCTGGACATGCCCATCGGCAGCGCCATGGAACTCGACGCCATGACCCAGGCGCTGCTCATGACCACGCACGACCACTCCGAGTTCCACGCGTCCTTCAACGCCAAGCGCCCGCCGCAGTGGACGGGCCGGTGA